The Silene latifolia isolate original U9 population chromosome Y, ASM4854445v1, whole genome shotgun sequence sequence GGTGATCGAAGGACCAAACCTATACTGGCTTCCCTTGCATTTGAGGCTCCGTCAATGTATAGGGTCCATATCTCGCTGTCTTAACTCCTCCATTATTGTCAGCATTCCTTCTTCTACCTCCCCACGGGTAGCAGGGCAGAAGTCAGAGAcgaagtctgctagggcctgggATTTTATCGCCGTTCTGGGTTCGAATTGTAAGTCATACCCACTAAGATGTACTGACCATTTAGTCATTCTGCCCgaaagttcaggcttcctcataatagtctttagcgggtagttggttaTTACGTGGATGGTGTGAGATTCAAAGTACGGCCGCAGTTTATAAGAAGCAGTAACCAAAGCCAATGCTAGTTTTTCAAAGGAAGTGTACCTGGTCTGTGTAGGAAGCACAGACTTGCTAATGTAATAAATAGGATGTTGTACTCCTTCTTGTTCCTTGACCAAGATCGCACTTACAGCTGCTTCCGTGACTGacaggtataggaatagtggccCCCTTGCTCCGGCTTCGCGAGTAACGGTGCGCGTGCTTAGATAGCTTTTGAGTTCCGCGAATGCCTTTTCATGTTCTTCGGTCCATTCGAATTTCTGACTTTTCCTCAATATATCATAGAATAGCTTGCACCTATCTGAAGCCCTTGATATGAACCTGTTTAGGGCCGCCACCTTCCCTACCAGCCTTTGCACATCTTTTGGCTTCTACGGTGATTCTAGCTGGAGTATTGCTTTTATCTGCTCCTTGCTTGCTTCAATTCCTCTCTGGGTCACCATATATCCTAAGAATTTTCCCGAGGATACTCCAAACGAGCACTTGGACGGATTAAGCTTCATTTTAAACTCCCTTAATGTCTGGAAGGTGTCCGCTAAGTGTTCTATATGCATTCCTGCTTTTTTGGACTTCACTACCATGTCGTCAatgtatacttccatggtctttcctatttgctgcttgaacattttatttaccaATCGCTGGTATGTGGACCCGGCGTTCTTTAGGCCAAAGGGCATGAcattgtaacaatatatgcctctttctgACATGAATGCTGTTTTCTATTGATCTTGTGGATGCATATTGATCTGATTGTAGCCGCTCCAGGCGTCAAGGAAAGTAAGTACCTCGTGTCCTGCagtagcgtccaccattgcatcgatatgtggtAGTGGAAAGGGGTCcttgggacaagctttgtttaAATCGGTGAAGTCTACGCAtaccctccacttgccattctttttGGGCACAACTACCACATTAGAAAGCCATTCAGGGTAGCTAACTTCTCTAATTTTACCTACTGGCAAGAGACTGTCTACTTCCTTGTTAATCACTTCGTTTCGTTCTGCCGCGAATTTCCTTCTCTTCTGCTATACTAGGGTGCAGCCTGGGTTCACACTTAGCTTATGTGAAATAACGGATGGGTCTATACCTACCATATCGTCGTGGGACCAGGCGAAAAGTCCATGTTGGTTTTCAGAAATTGAGTCAGCTTGCTGCGTAGCTCTTCACTGCAAGTTGCTCCAATTAATACTGTCCTATCCGGGTGCTCCTCGTCTAGGTGGACCTGGTCTAGTTCCTCTGAGGGAGGCTCCTTATATTCTTTCGAGGTGCCCCGGTCCTGTAATTGATATGAGGGGAGCCTAGTTGTAGCTTTGAGGGCTTGAGCGTAGCAGTTCCTGGATTCCTCTCGATCCCCTTTTACTGTGACTGTACCCCATGGTGTTGGGAACTTGAGACactgatgatatgttgagggCACCGTCTTCATCTGATGCAGCCACGGTCTTCCTAGTATCACGTTGTAAGTGGTCGGACCCTCAATGACTAAGTACCTTACCAGTTTATTAACTGCTTCGATGTATGTTGGGATGGTTATCTCACCCACCGAATGCGCAATCTCACCACTGAATCCCACCAGGGGTATAGATTTCTTTATCAGGTTCTCTTTATCAAAACCCATGGTTTTGAGGGTTTCAAGCATGATGAGGTTCACAGAACTCCCTGTATTCACTAACGCTTTTCGTACGGTGCAATTGCCAATGGATAACGTTATAGTTAGGGCATCGTCATGTTGCTTTGCaccgctttctatgtcggttttgtcgaaaGTTACCGGGGGTAAATTGCTCTGGCTTACTCTGCATGAAGTTTCTTGATGATCCCCTTTACTTCCGGTGGCTTTCCTCTTAGCGGCGGAATATGTTAAACCTGATAGCTCGAacccgcctgttatcacgttaataATTTTCGTGCATATAGGTGGAGCAGAAGGAAGCACCCGATTTGTCTTTGCTTCTCTCTCCgtcctgcttgcccccacgtgataacaggtggtccAAGTTTCCCCTGCGTACCTGGAACTTTACTTCCTTTCGCAACCTGTAGCAGTCTTCCGTCCTGTGACCTATGTCCTGATGCCATTCACATCTCTTGCTGTTGTCTCTGTCATCGTTGGGTCGATCCTGAGTGGGAGGCTTTGGCCATCTAACCTGATCACCTAGGCCTCTTAGCGCTTTCAGCAATCCTTCCATTCCCGTGTTGAATCCGTACTCAGATAGCTTAGGAGGATGCTGGGAGTCGTCAACTTGCTGGGTTTTTTCTGCTATTTTGCTGATATTAGGTCTGTTGTATGGCTTAGCTCGCTCGTCTTTCTTTTCTATTGGGATTTTCCTGCCAGGTTTGTCGAAGTTTGTTATTCCCTTTCTAGCTTGTATATCTTCTTCCAATCTTAATGCTGTTGTAGCTCTCTGCCGGACTTCTTCCAATCTCTCACAAGGGTACATCGTtaattctttgtagaggtttgactCCTTATCCAAGCCCTGCATGAAGGCTTTGATGGTCGTGGACATATCGCAGCCTCGAATTGAAACTTTCTGCATTGAACCTGGTAACGTAATCCTTGATTGATTCACCTATTTCCTGAACGATCCTATACAGATCACTTGGCTGCTTTGGTGTTCTCCGGCTGCTGGAGAACTGCTGATTGAACGCGTTGACCAAATCGGCGAATGAAGATATGGTCCCATAAGGCAAGCCGACGAACCATTGTAGTGCTGCTCCGGTTAGGGTCGAACCAAATCCTTTACAAATACATGCCTCCTTTGAGGCTCCTGTGGCAGTGGtaaccatcattttctgcttgaatTGGCTAATGTGATCGCAGGGGTCTGTGGTTCTATCGAAGAGGGTCATTGTTGGGACATTAAATCCTTTTGGTAAGGCCAATGTAGCTATATCGTCAGTAAACGGCGAGTCAGCGTAGCTTTCTGGTGCGGCCATCTCCATAGGCAGCGGCATTCTTAGGACCCTTCGGAGGAGGCATCGTAGTTCCTGGTATTGCTGTTCTATGTATGTCTCTCTCCCGGCAAGTTGCAGGTGCTCTTGTGAGTGATGTCCGGCTCCTCGTACGAAGTTCTGTTGTCCCAAGACTGTTGGTTGGCGCATCTGCGATGCTACTGCAGCCGGGCCGCTTTCCCAGGTATACTCAGCTTGATTTGTAACCGGAACCCTGATCATCGGGACCGCAGCTGCTGCTCTGCTCTGCTGGCGTCCTACTGCATCTGACGTGGGTGTTGGCTCTTGGTGGTCTGGCTCCTCATCTGGTGTTAATGCCCCCAGTTCCCATCATTtcttgcaactctttccaaaaccgtgatatgaaccttgcatctctatcggacactatatccttaggcaccccatgcaaacgaaccacatgcttcctataagcaaaagccaactgtatcttggtccaattatctttcatcggcacaaagtgagttGATTTTGTCAGTCGGTcgactataacccatatcatgttattaccctgctgaCTCTTTAGCAAACCacctataaaatccatagaaatggactcccacttccactcaggtacctcaagagactgaatcttaccttgtggtcatcgctgctcccctttcactctctgacatgtcaaacaacgagccatgaactcagctgtttccttcttcatccccggCCACCATAAAGTCTTCTTCAGAtctttatatagcttgtcaccacctgaatgtaccgaatatggtgtgcaatgagcctctgtcatgattatcttcttcaactcttcatcattaggaacacaccatctcccatcaaatctcacactaccatctgtatgaatagagaatctagacactatccctttctctactccagctctccactcctcaatcttgggatctGGAGCCTGTTTCCAGCGAATATCAacataaaggtctggctccactgtcaaaccccctctagcatcccctttctagattatatgtatccccatcttccccacctcatatCTCAGCCTtatcaaagacatagttgtgcatagagaatgcacactcttcctgctcagggcatctgcaaccacattagctttcccttcatgataaatgatatccatgtcataatccctaATTAgatccatccacctcctctgtctcatgttcaactccttttgagtgaagatgtacttgagactattgtgatctgaaaacaccttaaaggacgccccataaaggtagtgcctctaaatcttgagagcaaacataactgcacccaactcgagatcatgtgtagggtagtttccctcataaggcttcaattgcctagaagcataggcagtcactttcccattttgcatcaacacacatcccaacctattctttgaagcatctgtatacacctcaaagttctcactccattcaggtaatgctaagattatAGCTATGGTCAAACGCTGCTTTAATGTCtagaacgccatctcacaactttcatcccaacgaaacctgttctctttccttatcaaagctgtcataagtcaaaaatcttggagaaatctttcacgaaccgtcaatagtaccctgctaaacccaagaaactcttgatctctgccacattctttggtgcttcccacttagtaactgcttcaatctttgcaggatccacaactacccctttctttgaagtcacatgccccagaaaggcaacctcctctaaccagaactcacacttggacaactttgcatacagctgattctctcgcaaagtctgcaacactatcgtCAGATGCTCCTTATGCTCcttcttagtcttagaaaagactaagatatcatctataaaaaccactacaaaccgatccaagaactgactgaagacccggtttatcaaatccataaacactcataatgaccatacctcaatgaaaaagctgtctttggtatgccctcttcccgaatcttcacctgatggtaacccgacctcaaattaatcttggaaaagactgctgcaccgttcaactgattaaaaaaatcatctatccttggcaaaggatacttgttctttactgtcactctgttcagctccttatagtcgatgcacaacctcaaactcccatctttcttcttcacaaacaaaacgagtgctccccacggtgatacactaggtctaatgtatcccttctcaatcagatcatccagctgcTTATTTAGCTCCTCCacctccttaggacccatacggtacggtgccttagagattggccccgtccctggtttcaactcaatactgaaatctatctccctcttcgatggtaaccccggaatctcatcTAGAAAGACATctagaaactctcccaccactagtaTCTGATCAACTGACGGACTGTCCactctatggtctctcacatggcataagatcaacgggcaccccttcctcagataagacttcaaggtcactgttgcaatcaacttgactttgggtttgacaacaaactcCCGATAAGACACGCTAATCCCCTTatgacctctcaaagaaaccctcttttgatgacaatctatcttagccctatacttgcccaaccagtccataccaactatc is a genomic window containing:
- the LOC141628559 gene encoding uncharacterized protein LOC141628559; translation: MYPCERLEEVRQRATTALRLEEDIQARKGITNFDKPGRKIPIEKKDERAKPYNRPNISKIAEKTQQVDDSQHPPKLSEYGFNTGMEGLLKALRGLGDQVRWPKPPTQDRPNDDRDNSKRCEWHQDIGHRTEDCYRLRKEVKFQVRRGNLDHLLSRGGGFELSGLTYSAAKRKATGSKGDHQETSCRVSQSNLPPVTFDKTDIESGAKQHDDALTITLSIGNCTVRKALVNTGSSVNLIMLETLKTMGFDKENLIKKSIPLVGFSGEIAHSVGEITIPTYIEAVNKLVRYLVIEGPTTYNVILGRPWLHQMKTVPSTYHQCLKFPTPWGTVTVKGDREESRNCYAQALKATTRLPSYQLQDRGTSKEYKEPPSEELDQVHLDEEHPDRTVLIGATCSEELRSKLTQFLKTNMDFSPGPTTIWFISRASDRCKLFYDILRKSQKFEWTEEHEKAFAELKSYLSTRTVTREAGARGPLFLYLSVTEAAVSAILVKEQEGVQHPIYYISKSVLPTQTRYTSFEKLALALVTASYKLRPYFESHTIHVITNYPLKTIMRKPELSGRMTKWSVHLSGYDLQFEPRTAIKSQALADFVSDFCPATRGEVEEGMLTIMEELRQRDMDPIH